One genomic window of Methanosarcina acetivorans C2A includes the following:
- a CDS encoding DNA-3-methyladenine glycosylase family protein codes for MRLHSIQGKLFPATPFDFSKSLNFMGMFAPAEGEQTVTGFSFTKAVYLENKILAFRLKNEGTVSEPGLSYIFYSCEEISEEIKSALLDRIKFFLSLDDDLQPFYVLGSKDPQFVPVLEELYGLHQVKFLTPFEAAAWAVLSQRISMKVAHKIKNKLTEAIGNSIQIEGIVYRTFPSARQVKNLGVENLASIIKNERKSEYLIAVADAFDRVDENFLRQGNIKDVREWLMNIWGIGEWSAHLILIRGLGRMEELSEHEKTLLNCFKRFYGPEATEDQFRRVADSYGDFKGYWAYYLRAAC; via the coding sequence ATGAGACTTCACAGTATTCAGGGAAAACTTTTTCCGGCAACTCCTTTTGATTTTTCGAAATCTCTAAATTTTATGGGTATGTTTGCTCCTGCGGAAGGGGAACAGACTGTCACTGGCTTTTCATTTACAAAGGCAGTTTACCTGGAAAATAAGATTTTAGCCTTCAGATTGAAAAACGAAGGCACTGTTTCGGAACCGGGCTTATCTTACATCTTTTATTCCTGCGAAGAAATAAGCGAAGAAATAAAATCTGCACTTCTGGATAGAATAAAATTCTTTTTGAGCCTTGATGATGATCTGCAACCCTTTTATGTTCTGGGAAGCAAAGATCCCCAATTTGTCCCTGTGCTGGAGGAGCTTTACGGCCTGCACCAGGTAAAATTCTTAACTCCTTTTGAAGCCGCAGCCTGGGCGGTGTTGAGCCAGAGAATATCCATGAAAGTAGCCCACAAAATAAAAAACAAGCTCACTGAGGCTATAGGGAATAGCATTCAAATTGAAGGAATTGTGTACAGGACTTTTCCTTCAGCCCGGCAAGTAAAAAATCTGGGTGTGGAAAATCTGGCTTCCATTATAAAAAACGAAAGAAAATCAGAGTATTTAATAGCAGTTGCCGATGCCTTTGATAGGGTGGATGAAAATTTTCTAAGGCAAGGTAATATAAAAGATGTAAGAGAGTGGCTGATGAATATATGGGGTATCGGGGAGTGGTCAGCTCATCTGATACTTATAAGAGGTCTCGGAAGAATGGAAGAACTTTCAGAGCACGAAAAAACTCTTCTCAATTGCTTTAAAAGATTCTATGGCCCGGAAGCTACAGAAGATCAGTTTAGGCGAGTTGCCGATAGTTATGGAGATTTTAAAGGTTATTGGGCTTATTATCTCAGGGCAGCCTGTTGA
- a CDS encoding MBL fold metallo-hydrolase: MISKKLIDLGVLALRQRNSRGNFKPHVSIRFRNNAGELRTFSIDTTRSPGKQPQPDAYLITHAHSDHHGKSAMLSPRAVCTDKTATALEIRHDRKYVGSMCRLGDEIEIEGVRVKTYPTAHTAGAAAFYWENDVGTRILVTGDVKNASKLPPCDVLITEANYGDPEDPSCHFADDLESMKCALFESGPVAFGAYEFGKAQRAVELMRGFGYEGAIRMEARTRALTRSMLEDAGELAGIDSRGEDEVFVVAPWDLDKLPRNVKKYVLSCRADYPYPIIKISDHLDACGLEDMVRKLTPEVTLVYHPGGHRPSKFSKHLNSIGIDSISIDQIGNVLSNEFI, translated from the coding sequence GTGATTTCTAAAAAACTAATTGATCTTGGTGTGCTGGCGCTCAGGCAGCGCAACTCACGAGGAAACTTCAAGCCCCATGTCTCAATCCGTTTCAGGAACAATGCAGGAGAGTTACGTACTTTTTCCATCGACACTACCCGGAGTCCGGGAAAACAACCCCAGCCAGATGCATACCTGATCACTCATGCCCATTCCGATCATCATGGGAAATCGGCTATGCTCTCTCCGCGGGCAGTCTGTACGGATAAAACCGCAACTGCTCTTGAAATCAGGCACGATAGAAAGTACGTGGGAAGCATGTGCAGGCTCGGGGACGAGATTGAAATCGAGGGTGTCAGGGTAAAGACTTACCCCACGGCGCACACTGCCGGTGCCGCAGCTTTTTACTGGGAAAACGATGTGGGGACAAGGATTCTGGTCACGGGGGATGTCAAGAATGCCAGCAAGCTTCCTCCCTGCGATGTCCTTATCACCGAAGCTAACTACGGGGACCCTGAAGATCCTTCCTGCCACTTTGCGGACGACCTCGAAAGTATGAAATGCGCCCTTTTTGAGAGCGGCCCTGTTGCTTTCGGGGCATACGAGTTCGGAAAAGCCCAGCGTGCCGTTGAATTAATGAGGGGCTTCGGATATGAAGGCGCCATTCGTATGGAAGCCCGGACAAGGGCACTTACACGGAGCATGCTTGAGGATGCCGGAGAACTTGCAGGGATTGACTCCAGAGGGGAGGATGAGGTTTTCGTGGTGGCTCCCTGGGATCTTGACAAGCTCCCGCGAAATGTGAAAAAGTACGTACTGAGCTGCCGTGCGGATTACCCGTATCCTATTATCAAGATAAGCGACCACCTTGATGCCTGCGGGCTTGAGGATATGGTTCGAAAACTCACCCCTGAAGTCACGCTTGTTTATCATCCCGGGGGTCACAGACCTTCCAAATTTTCAAAACATTTAAATTCAATAGGGATCGATTCGATATCCATAGATCAGATCGGTAATGTTTTAAGCAATGAATTTATTTAA